One window of Salegentibacter sp. Hel_I_6 genomic DNA carries:
- a CDS encoding ATP-binding protein produces MSSEQLPYPEKVDIRNCDKEPIHLIGKAQAHGVILAVNPQTFKIIQASENTSKFFGVVHQDVLNTSIEALIGETAFQRINETISSESNFSAEELKINKKFFVMMPHLSEEHLILDFELLGDFWDPMHFQQQLTTIINGLDAVETIHALCNKAARLMKNIFDYDRVMIYRFDEEWNGEVVAEEKEPHLESWLDLHYPASDIPAQSRNLFLKHKVRIISDVNYEPVPITPEISPITHMPLDLSRSELRGVSPIHIEYLQNMKVGASLTAAIIVNGKLWGLVACHHYSAKFINYFQRETCKFLTQVFSSNISSIQTGIFNKKLDESTELREEILEDLNIENTLVLGLQEAKVSFTSLIESGGGAVVLENEIALFGNTPTKVEILQLCDFLAEKEETIFTTKSLKSQYPEAEKFKKLASGILSFKLGQAKDSFVIWFRPEVSETVSWGGDPNNKISYNEEKQRLSPRKSFEKWTEKLDGISSSWQDYDIETAKAFRENLNQFILKKQKEEISRLNQNFVEANKDLELFSYGVSHDLRSPLRGIIGYAQILKEDFDKELSAEASETIDTILTASGKMEGIIDDILSFAKVTGGEIQKKNFNTNKVLEELLLSFNIKSNFPTTKLKIQDNLPDTYGDRRMIFQLWSNLVGNALKYSQQTANPSIEIGSITQDNKDVFYIKDNGIGIAENKKDRIFDMFSRFSKKDFKGSGVGLTIVARVLEKHNGKIWVESEPEKGSTFFFHL; encoded by the coding sequence ATGAGCTCAGAGCAGCTTCCTTATCCAGAAAAAGTAGATATTCGAAACTGTGATAAAGAACCAATTCATTTAATAGGAAAAGCACAGGCTCACGGAGTTATCCTTGCGGTTAATCCCCAAACATTTAAAATTATTCAGGCGTCTGAAAATACTTCCAAATTTTTTGGAGTTGTTCATCAAGACGTTTTAAATACCTCTATCGAAGCCTTAATTGGAGAAACTGCTTTTCAAAGAATAAACGAGACCATTTCCAGCGAATCCAACTTCAGTGCTGAGGAACTTAAAATTAATAAGAAGTTCTTTGTAATGATGCCACATTTATCTGAAGAACATCTAATTCTGGATTTTGAACTTCTCGGTGATTTTTGGGATCCTATGCATTTTCAGCAACAGTTAACTACCATAATTAACGGTCTGGATGCTGTGGAAACTATTCACGCTCTTTGCAATAAAGCAGCCAGATTAATGAAGAATATCTTCGATTACGATCGCGTAATGATTTATCGCTTTGATGAAGAATGGAACGGAGAAGTAGTTGCTGAGGAAAAGGAACCCCATTTAGAGAGCTGGTTAGATTTGCATTATCCTGCTAGCGATATCCCGGCACAATCCAGGAATTTATTTTTAAAACATAAGGTTAGAATAATTTCAGATGTTAATTATGAACCTGTTCCAATTACGCCAGAAATTTCTCCCATAACCCATATGCCATTAGATCTTTCCAGATCTGAATTGCGCGGAGTTTCTCCTATTCATATTGAATATTTACAAAACATGAAGGTTGGAGCTTCTTTAACCGCAGCGATTATTGTAAATGGTAAACTATGGGGTTTGGTGGCCTGCCATCATTATTCGGCTAAATTCATTAATTATTTTCAACGTGAAACCTGTAAATTCTTAACACAGGTTTTTTCTAGTAATATATCTTCTATCCAAACAGGTATTTTTAATAAAAAATTGGATGAAAGTACCGAATTACGAGAAGAAATACTGGAAGACCTAAATATTGAAAACACTCTGGTACTCGGTCTTCAAGAAGCTAAAGTTTCATTTACCTCACTTATTGAAAGTGGTGGAGGTGCTGTAGTTTTGGAAAATGAAATCGCACTTTTCGGCAATACGCCTACCAAAGTTGAAATTTTGCAATTATGTGATTTTTTAGCTGAAAAAGAGGAAACTATTTTCACGACTAAAAGCCTTAAAAGTCAATATCCAGAAGCAGAAAAGTTTAAAAAATTGGCTTCAGGAATATTGAGTTTTAAATTAGGACAGGCAAAAGATAGTTTTGTAATATGGTTTAGACCAGAAGTTTCAGAAACAGTGAGTTGGGGTGGCGATCCTAATAATAAAATTTCTTATAACGAAGAAAAGCAACGTTTAAGTCCGAGAAAATCTTTTGAGAAATGGACGGAGAAATTAGACGGAATTTCCAGTTCTTGGCAGGATTACGATATTGAAACTGCTAAAGCTTTTAGAGAGAATTTAAATCAGTTTATTCTTAAAAAACAAAAAGAAGAGATTAGCCGTTTAAACCAAAATTTTGTTGAAGCCAATAAAGATTTGGAACTTTTTAGTTATGGTGTTTCTCACGATCTGCGCAGTCCATTGCGCGGTATTATTGGTTATGCTCAAATTTTAAAAGAAGATTTTGATAAAGAACTTTCTGCTGAAGCTTCAGAAACTATTGATACTATTTTAACGGCTTCTGGCAAGATGGAAGGAATTATAGATGATATTCTATCTTTCGCAAAAGTTACCGGTGGCGAAATTCAGAAGAAAAATTTCAACACTAATAAAGTATTAGAGGAGCTTTTACTAAGCTTTAATATTAAAAGTAATTTCCCGACAACGAAATTAAAAATTCAGGATAATTTACCAGACACTTATGGGGATAGGCGCATGATCTTTCAGCTTTGGAGCAATTTGGTGGGAAATGCTTTAAAATACTCGCAGCAAACCGCAAATCCCAGTATAGAAATAGGGAGCATTACTCAGGATAATAAGGATGTTTTCTACATAAAAGATAACGGAATTGGAATTGCAGAAAACAAAAAAGATAGAATTTTTGATATGTTTTCCCGGTTTTCTAAAAAAGATTTTAAAGGTAGTGGTGTTGGTCTTACTATAGTTGCCAGGGTTTTAGAAAAACACAATGGTAAAATTTGGGTTGAAAGTGAACCTGAAAAAGGAAGTACTTTTTTCTTTCACTTATAA
- a CDS encoding response regulator, protein MIKTPLRILLVEDEETDAVLIKRQISKIVENSEIKVAEDFPAFEGLFTSFLPDLVISDYNLPNGTGLDVMETVKSIDENVPLIFITGALDDDELAADTILSGASGFILKKHMPVLNEKLEPLLKQVVYNMVQHEELREQIRKNKIAVHQIYSYLDNMKADDKEQRENIEKIRTNLGKFNIDAE, encoded by the coding sequence ATGATCAAAACCCCATTGCGTATATTATTAGTTGAAGATGAAGAAACCGATGCGGTTTTAATCAAAAGACAAATTTCCAAAATCGTAGAAAATTCTGAGATAAAAGTAGCTGAAGATTTTCCTGCTTTCGAAGGGCTTTTTACCAGCTTCCTACCAGATTTAGTGATCTCAGATTATAACTTACCTAACGGGACAGGATTGGATGTGATGGAAACGGTAAAATCTATTGATGAAAATGTTCCACTAATTTTTATAACCGGAGCATTAGATGACGATGAGTTGGCTGCAGATACTATTCTTTCTGGCGCTTCAGGGTTTATACTTAAAAAGCACATGCCTGTTCTTAATGAAAAATTAGAACCACTTTTAAAACAAGTGGTTTATAATATGGTGCAGCACGAGGAATTGAGAGAGCAAATACGAAAGAATAAAATTGCTGTTCACCAAATTTATAGCTATCTAGATAATATGAAGGCAGATGATAAAGAGCAGCGTGAGAATATAGAGAAAATTAGAACTAATCTAGGTAAATTCAATATTGATGCTGAATAG
- a CDS encoding biliverdin-producing heme oxygenase gives MLNSLRVATKELHENLEKENLASQIISHEISLEDYKLLLLQNYISYKITETEIAKYLESYQSDKTDQLSKDLHNLNVETSIAEKFNGKFKITSYEEALGASYVVLGSALGGIYISKELPNCPALNEIEKPHFFNGERDGVKSWNKFVKELKAEDFSEIQKQEASQKARETFEFFGLVFKETSVIPQYN, from the coding sequence ATGCTGAATAGTCTTAGAGTCGCCACAAAGGAATTACACGAGAACCTGGAAAAAGAAAATCTTGCCAGCCAGATTATTTCACACGAAATAAGCCTGGAAGATTATAAACTTTTATTGCTTCAAAATTATATTTCCTATAAAATTACCGAAACTGAAATAGCTAAATATCTTGAATCATATCAATCGGATAAAACCGATCAATTGTCAAAAGATCTGCACAATCTTAATGTAGAAACAAGTATTGCTGAAAAGTTCAACGGCAAATTCAAAATAACTTCTTACGAAGAAGCTTTAGGTGCATCTTATGTTGTTTTAGGCTCAGCGCTTGGTGGAATTTATATTTCTAAAGAACTTCCAAATTGCCCTGCCTTAAATGAAATAGAGAAACCTCATTTCTTTAATGGCGAAAGGGATGGTGTGAAATCCTGGAATAAATTTGTAAAAGAATTAAAAGCTGAAGATTTTTCAGAAATTCAGAAACAGGAAGCTTCGCAAAAAGCCAGGGAAACCTTTGAATTCTTCGGACTGGTTTTTAAAGAAACCTCAGTAATTCCCCAATATAATTAA
- the ggt gene encoding gamma-glutamyltransferase, translated as MRKIKSLICLFLAISFYFPAFSQTGRTPVMGEKGMVVTSHYLASEVGKEVLVKGGNAVDASIATAFALAVTLPSAGNIGGGGFLVYHGSDGHKTTFNFREKAPLAATPNMFLGEDGKIKENSNHEGLLSVGVPGTVAGLYKAHQTMGSLSWQELLQPAVDLAENGFESTHNMNWFLNWVKDHKNEEIYVATAKAFLKNGEEIYKPGETWKQPELAETLKRIQENGADGFYKGKTAKLIADYMKKHGGLITEEDLAKYEAEELEPVTGTYRGHEIISMPPPSSGGVALIEMLNILENFDVENSGHNSAASLHLLTEAMRRGYADRALHLGDPNFNAEMPIAKLISKEYAKDLAGGIEVKKASVSDSANFNNAHLQYESPETTHISVVDKDGNVVSLTYTLEHSYGSKITVEGAGFLLNNEMGDFNPIPGYTDSRGLIGTAPNLVAPEKRMLSSMTPTIVAKDGKPLMVIGSPGGRTIINTVLQVIVNTIDYKMNIAQAIESPRIHHQWLPDQTRFEYWGISPDTKRIYEEMGHEVYEGGNQGQAMGIYIDVANNHIYGAADSRSYDGRAIGY; from the coding sequence ATGAGAAAGATAAAATCCTTGATTTGCCTGTTTTTGGCGATTAGTTTTTATTTCCCTGCATTTTCGCAAACCGGTCGTACTCCGGTTATGGGCGAAAAAGGGATGGTGGTTACCAGCCATTATCTGGCTTCAGAAGTTGGTAAAGAAGTTTTGGTAAAAGGCGGTAATGCTGTAGATGCCAGTATTGCTACAGCTTTTGCGCTGGCTGTAACTTTACCTTCAGCAGGTAATATTGGTGGAGGCGGTTTCCTGGTTTATCACGGTAGCGACGGGCATAAGACTACATTTAATTTTCGTGAGAAAGCACCTTTAGCTGCTACCCCGAACATGTTTTTGGGAGAAGACGGTAAGATTAAAGAAAATTCCAACCATGAAGGTTTACTTTCGGTAGGGGTGCCCGGTACTGTGGCGGGGCTTTATAAAGCGCACCAAACAATGGGGAGTTTGTCCTGGCAAGAGCTTTTGCAGCCTGCAGTAGATTTAGCCGAAAACGGATTTGAATCTACTCATAATATGAATTGGTTTTTAAATTGGGTTAAAGATCACAAGAATGAAGAAATATATGTGGCTACTGCTAAAGCTTTTCTAAAGAATGGGGAAGAAATCTATAAACCGGGGGAAACCTGGAAGCAGCCAGAGTTGGCTGAAACTTTAAAAAGAATTCAGGAAAACGGTGCCGATGGTTTTTATAAAGGAAAAACCGCGAAATTGATTGCTGATTATATGAAAAAACACGGCGGACTTATTACCGAAGAAGATCTTGCCAAATATGAAGCAGAAGAATTAGAACCCGTTACCGGTACTTATCGTGGGCACGAAATTATTTCTATGCCACCACCTAGTTCCGGTGGTGTTGCGCTTATAGAAATGCTAAATATTTTAGAGAATTTTGATGTTGAAAATTCAGGGCATAATTCGGCTGCATCTTTACATTTACTTACGGAAGCAATGCGAAGAGGCTATGCAGATAGGGCTTTACATTTGGGAGATCCAAATTTTAATGCAGAAATGCCTATAGCTAAATTAATTTCAAAAGAATATGCAAAAGACCTGGCCGGCGGTATCGAGGTGAAAAAGGCTTCGGTAAGTGATTCAGCAAATTTTAATAATGCGCACTTACAATACGAAAGTCCGGAAACCACGCATATTTCTGTAGTAGATAAAGATGGAAATGTGGTATCCTTAACCTATACTTTAGAGCATAGCTACGGCTCCAAAATAACGGTAGAAGGGGCTGGTTTCCTTTTAAATAACGAAATGGGTGATTTTAATCCCATACCCGGCTATACAGATTCCCGTGGATTAATTGGAACCGCTCCTAATTTAGTAGCTCCTGAAAAACGCATGCTATCGAGTATGACGCCCACGATTGTAGCAAAGGACGGAAAACCTCTTATGGTAATTGGTAGCCCGGGTGGGAGAACTATAATAAATACTGTACTTCAGGTTATCGTTAATACTATTGACTATAAAATGAATATTGCTCAAGCTATCGAGTCGCCAAGAATTCATCACCAATGGCTTCCAGACCAAACCCGATTTGAGTACTGGGGAATTTCGCCCGATACCAAAAGAATTTATGAAGAGATGGGGCATGAAGTTTATGAAGGTGGAAATCAAGGCCAGGCGATGGGAATCTATATTGATGTTGCTAATAATCATATTTACGGCGCTGCCGATTCCCGTAGTTATGACGGAAGGGCGATAGGGTATTAA
- the wrbA gene encoding NAD(P)H:quinone oxidoreductase, with product MSQPKVAVIFYSATGTNHQLAQWAGEAAKEAGAAEVRVKKVQETAPQEAINQNESWKKYIEDNKGFPTVSLDDLEWADAIIFSTPTRYGNLPSQLQSFFDTTGGLWSSGKLANKIVSGMTSAANPHGGQEATLLSLYKTVMHWGSIIVAPGYTDPCLFEAGGNPYGISVTADGSTPGDNIKKAVKHQVTRTVEMASKFNS from the coding sequence ATGAGTCAACCAAAAGTAGCTGTGATATTTTATAGTGCCACAGGAACAAATCACCAACTAGCACAATGGGCAGGAGAAGCTGCTAAAGAGGCTGGAGCAGCTGAAGTAAGAGTGAAAAAAGTTCAGGAAACAGCCCCTCAGGAGGCTATTAATCAAAATGAAAGTTGGAAAAAGTATATTGAGGATAATAAGGGTTTCCCAACCGTAAGTCTTGATGATCTCGAATGGGCAGATGCTATTATTTTTAGCACTCCAACCCGATATGGAAACTTGCCATCACAACTTCAGTCTTTTTTCGATACCACCGGTGGACTTTGGTCTAGCGGTAAATTAGCTAATAAAATAGTTAGTGGGATGACTAGTGCAGCCAATCCGCATGGTGGGCAGGAAGCCACCTTACTTTCTTTGTATAAAACAGTGATGCACTGGGGTTCTATTATTGTTGCTCCAGGATATACAGATCCTTGTTTGTTTGAAGCCGGAGGAAATCCTTACGGAATAAGTGTCACCGCTGATGGAAGTACCCCTGGAGATAATATTAAAAAAGCAGTAAAACACCAGGTAACAAGAACGGTGGAAATGGCTTCTAAGTTTAACAGCTAA
- a CDS encoding DUF3037 domain-containing protein: protein MQEKHLYEYAVIRLVPKVEREEFLNVGVILFSKQSKFLKALFEVDESRLGIFCKDLDKDEICTNLDSFKKVCEGNKNGGPIAQLDMPSRFRWLTAVRSSIIQTSRPHPGMTNDLDKTLNRLFNELVL from the coding sequence ATGCAAGAGAAGCACTTATATGAATATGCTGTAATTAGGTTGGTACCTAAAGTAGAACGTGAAGAATTTCTAAATGTGGGAGTTATTCTTTTCAGTAAGCAGTCGAAGTTTTTAAAAGCTTTATTTGAAGTTGATGAAAGCCGTTTAGGTATTTTCTGTAAAGATCTGGACAAAGATGAAATTTGTACTAACCTGGATTCTTTTAAAAAAGTATGTGAAGGAAATAAAAATGGAGGGCCAATTGCGCAATTAGATATGCCTTCTCGATTTAGGTGGCTTACTGCCGTTCGCAGTTCAATAATTCAAACTTCAAGACCACACCCGGGAATGACCAACGATCTCGATAAAACCCTAAACCGACTTTTTAATGAACTTGTTTTATAA
- a CDS encoding HipA family kinase, with the protein MKKAELRTVTVTRYITPLREGGSLPALTEADDDFKYVLKFKGAGHGVKALIAELLGSEIARALGFKVPELVYANLDEAFGRTEGDEEIQDLLQASQGLNLALHFLSAAINFDPVVTEVDEFEASKIVWLDAFITNVDRTYRNTNMLIWHKELWLIDHGASFYFHHSWTNVEEKAKTPFSFIKDHVLLPRATKLKETDEFCRKHITPEKIREIVSLIPSEWLQWQDTEETEEEIKEVYAKFLITRLAHSEIFLKEAENAREALI; encoded by the coding sequence ATGAAAAAAGCTGAATTAAGAACAGTAACGGTTACGCGGTATATTACCCCGCTTAGAGAAGGCGGCTCCCTGCCTGCTCTTACCGAAGCCGATGATGATTTTAAATATGTACTTAAATTTAAGGGGGCTGGCCACGGCGTAAAAGCCTTAATCGCCGAACTATTAGGAAGCGAAATTGCCCGAGCTCTTGGCTTTAAAGTGCCGGAGCTTGTTTATGCAAATCTAGATGAAGCCTTTGGAAGAACAGAGGGCGATGAAGAAATTCAGGATCTATTACAGGCCAGCCAGGGCCTAAACCTTGCCTTGCACTTTCTATCGGCTGCGATTAATTTTGATCCTGTGGTTACTGAAGTTGATGAATTTGAAGCTTCAAAAATTGTTTGGCTAGATGCTTTTATTACCAATGTAGATCGCACCTATAGAAATACAAATATGCTTATTTGGCATAAAGAATTATGGCTTATAGATCACGGCGCATCTTTTTATTTTCATCATTCCTGGACAAATGTTGAAGAAAAAGCCAAAACCCCTTTCAGCTTTATTAAAGATCACGTTTTATTGCCAAGGGCCACTAAATTAAAGGAAACCGATGAATTTTGTAGAAAACATATTACGCCAGAGAAAATTAGAGAAATTGTATCACTAATTCCTTCTGAGTGGTTGCAATGGCAAGATACCGAAGAAACTGAAGAAGAGATAAAAGAGGTTTACGCGAAGTTTTTAATTACCCGCCTCGCACATTCAGAAATTTTTCTAAAAGAAGCAGAGAATGCAAGAGAAGCACTTATATGA
- a CDS encoding amidohydrolase family protein, with translation MKLWSYLFLMLPCFILAQNNDSMQYDLHIKNAMILDGSGDDGYTAHILILNDEIAKIDKNLNSNFKAHKTIDASGLIATPGFIDSHAHGDPLETPNFQNFLAMGVTTISLGQDGYSPKEENLEAWFDKVAQMKPATNIAMFVGHNTLRQLSGVNYDTLPKENGLLAMEGLLQKAFDAGVYGMTTGLEYNPGNFSKSDELKRLAKIVGENNGLIMSHMRNEDDVKVENSIRELLSQGEFCPVHVSHIKSVYGKGEKRAEEILKLLDSARASGIMVTADLYPYNASYTGIAIVFPEWAKKPNDFQEVAKNRREELEKFLRNKIAQRNGPEATLIGSGKFKGKNLKQISEELNKTFEEVLIDDIGPYGAGGAYFIVDEELQERLVQNDFVNICSDGSPSMRHPRGYGSFAKVIETYVLEKELFSLEEAVHKMTGLSAEIIGIEDRGLIKEGFKADLLIFDPEEIRETATYEEPHQLAKGFKLVFVNGKLVKQEENFLEGRNGEMLKKNHN, from the coding sequence ATGAAATTGTGGTCTTATCTATTTTTAATGCTTCCCTGCTTTATCCTGGCGCAGAATAATGATTCTATGCAATATGATTTACATATAAAGAATGCCATGATTCTCGATGGATCTGGAGATGATGGATATACTGCTCACATCCTAATTCTTAATGATGAAATCGCTAAAATTGATAAGAATTTAAACTCTAATTTTAAGGCACATAAAACTATTGATGCTTCTGGCTTAATTGCAACTCCGGGGTTTATAGATTCTCACGCTCACGGAGATCCCCTGGAAACTCCAAATTTTCAAAATTTCCTGGCAATGGGCGTTACTACAATTAGCCTGGGGCAGGACGGTTATAGTCCAAAAGAAGAGAATTTAGAAGCCTGGTTCGATAAAGTGGCGCAGATGAAACCTGCAACTAATATCGCCATGTTTGTTGGGCATAATACGTTAAGACAACTTTCTGGCGTTAATTATGATACTTTGCCTAAAGAAAATGGTCTTTTAGCCATGGAGGGTTTACTGCAAAAAGCCTTTGATGCCGGCGTTTATGGGATGACTACCGGACTTGAATATAACCCCGGGAATTTTTCTAAAAGTGATGAATTAAAAAGACTGGCAAAAATAGTAGGAGAAAATAATGGCTTAATCATGAGCCATATGCGGAATGAGGATGACGTAAAGGTAGAAAATTCAATTAGGGAATTACTCTCACAGGGTGAATTTTGCCCGGTTCACGTTTCGCATATCAAATCGGTTTATGGAAAAGGGGAGAAACGGGCGGAAGAAATACTTAAATTACTGGATAGCGCAAGAGCCTCTGGAATTATGGTAACTGCCGATCTTTATCCTTATAACGCCAGTTATACTGGCATCGCTATAGTTTTTCCCGAGTGGGCGAAAAAACCGAACGATTTTCAAGAGGTAGCTAAAAACCGAAGAGAAGAACTTGAAAAATTTCTTCGGAATAAAATAGCACAGCGAAATGGGCCTGAAGCAACGTTAATTGGTTCAGGGAAATTTAAAGGGAAAAATCTAAAGCAGATTTCTGAAGAATTAAATAAAACTTTTGAAGAGGTGTTAATTGATGATATTGGTCCCTACGGTGCCGGTGGAGCTTATTTTATTGTGGATGAAGAGTTACAGGAAAGGCTGGTGCAAAATGATTTTGTAAATATTTGTAGCGACGGGAGTCCCAGTATGAGGCATCCTCGAGGCTACGGAAGTTTTGCAAAAGTGATAGAAACTTATGTGCTTGAAAAGGAACTTTTTTCTCTGGAAGAAGCAGTTCATAAAATGACCGGACTTTCTGCTGAAATTATTGGAATAGAAGACCGCGGTCTGATTAAGGAAGGGTTCAAAGCAGATCTACTGATTTTTGATCCGGAAGAAATTAGGGAAACGGCTACTTACGAAGAACCACATCAATTAGCAAAAGGCTTTAAACTTGTTTTTGTAAACGGAAAATTAGTAAAGCAAGAAGAGAATTTTTTAGAAGGGCGAAATGGTGAAATGCTAAAGAAAAATCATAATTAA
- a CDS encoding pseudouridine synthase codes for MHRHFKIYKPYGYLSQFITNERPRKKKKLLGDLAEFPEGTMSVGRLDQDSEGLLFLTTNGKLSAKINGNKIEKEYYVQVDGEITLEAIEKLRLGVEISINGKSYETLPCDAFALKERPTFPTRAKKIRDERHGPTSWISVTLTEGKFRQVKKMTSAIGFPTLRLVRVRIGNEKLENMAAGEVIELPEVSF; via the coding sequence GTGCATCGCCATTTCAAAATTTACAAACCCTACGGTTACTTAAGTCAGTTTATTACTAATGAACGCCCCAGGAAGAAAAAAAAATTGCTGGGAGACTTAGCCGAATTTCCAGAAGGCACAATGTCGGTTGGTCGCCTGGATCAGGATTCTGAAGGTTTGCTTTTTCTCACCACCAATGGTAAACTTAGCGCCAAAATTAACGGGAATAAAATTGAAAAAGAATATTACGTTCAGGTTGATGGGGAAATAACTCTGGAAGCAATCGAAAAGTTAAGACTTGGGGTAGAAATAAGCATAAACGGGAAAAGCTATGAGACGCTGCCTTGTGATGCTTTTGCCTTAAAAGAGCGACCAACATTTCCTACAAGAGCAAAGAAAATACGCGACGAACGCCACGGTCCTACCAGCTGGATTTCAGTAACACTAACCGAAGGTAAGTTCCGACAGGTCAAGAAGATGACTTCTGCTATTGGCTTTCCAACTTTAAGGTTGGTGCGTGTGAGAATTGGGAACGAAAAACTGGAAAATATGGCTGCCGGAGAGGTAATTGAGCTTCCTGAAGTTTCCTTTTAA
- a CDS encoding DUF721 domain-containing protein, with translation MNKRNSENQSLSEVLQEFVDRNKLQGGLDKISVKDVWYREMGPAIQKYTTGIKLQNDTLFVQLSSSVLREELSYGKEKIIAMLNRELGKDLIKKLVLR, from the coding sequence ATGAATAAGAGAAATAGTGAAAATCAAAGTTTAAGCGAAGTTTTGCAGGAATTTGTAGATCGCAATAAACTACAGGGCGGGTTAGATAAAATTAGTGTTAAAGATGTTTGGTATCGGGAAATGGGGCCCGCGATTCAAAAATATACTACAGGCATCAAACTTCAAAATGATACGCTTTTCGTGCAATTAAGCTCTTCGGTGTTGAGGGAGGAATTAAGTTATGGAAAAGAAAAGATCATTGCCATGCTAAACCGGGAATTAGGAAAAGATTTGATTAAAAAACTGGTTCTTCGCTAA
- a CDS encoding lipocalin family protein, translated as MNKKILFFLCGIVLLGCQKNNPEEQLQHLTGYWEIDRVEVTEDSVVNYKVNATIDYMEFDGNEGFRKKVKPQFDGSFKTSEDKKEISAKIENDSLNLYYKTAFDEWKETVISAEEDKFSVLNRDGKIYHYTKFTSLLDEDE; from the coding sequence GTGAATAAAAAAATTCTTTTTTTCCTATGCGGAATCGTACTTTTAGGATGCCAAAAAAATAATCCTGAAGAACAATTGCAACATCTAACCGGCTATTGGGAAATTGACCGTGTAGAAGTTACTGAAGATTCGGTAGTAAACTATAAAGTAAATGCCACCATAGATTATATGGAGTTTGATGGCAATGAGGGTTTTCGCAAAAAAGTAAAACCTCAATTTGACGGAAGTTTCAAAACAAGCGAAGACAAAAAAGAGATCTCAGCAAAAATTGAGAACGATAGTTTAAACCTCTACTACAAAACAGCTTTCGACGAGTGGAAAGAAACTGTAATTTCAGCTGAAGAAGATAAATTTAGCGTACTAAATAGAGACGGAAAAATATATCATTATACAAAATTTACCTCCTTATTAGATGAAGATGAATAA